A window of the Aquarana catesbeiana isolate 2022-GZ linkage group LG05, ASM4218655v1, whole genome shotgun sequence genome harbors these coding sequences:
- the CREM gene encoding cAMP-responsive element modulator isoform X1 has product MWAATGEMPAYQIHTASSALPQAVVVAAAPTNLHSPQHLAEEATRKREMRLMKNREAARECRKKKKEYVKCLENRVAVLENQNKTLIEELKALKDLYCHKAE; this is encoded by the exons ctgcTACTGGAGAGATGCCAGCTTACCAGATCCATACAGCAAGCTCTGCTTTGCCACAAGCAGTTGTAGTGGCAGCAGCACCAACAAACCTGCACAGCCCACAGCATCTGGCAGAAGAAGCAACACGCAAGAGGGAAATGCGGCTTATGAAAAATAG AGAAGCAGCTCGGGAGTGTCGCAAAAAGAAGAAAGAATATGTCAAGTGTCTTGAAAATCGAGTGGCCGTGCTTGAGAACCAAAACAAGACTTTGATTGAGGAGCTGAAGGCACTTAAAGATCTATATTGTCATAAAGCAGAATAA
- the CREM gene encoding cAMP-responsive element modulator isoform X2, whose product MPAYQIHTASSALPQAVVVAAAPTNLHSPQHLAEEATRKREMRLMKNREAARECRKKKKEYVKCLENRVAVLENQNKTLIEELKALKDLYCHKAE is encoded by the exons ATGCCAGCTTACCAGATCCATACAGCAAGCTCTGCTTTGCCACAAGCAGTTGTAGTGGCAGCAGCACCAACAAACCTGCACAGCCCACAGCATCTGGCAGAAGAAGCAACACGCAAGAGGGAAATGCGGCTTATGAAAAATAG AGAAGCAGCTCGGGAGTGTCGCAAAAAGAAGAAAGAATATGTCAAGTGTCTTGAAAATCGAGTGGCCGTGCTTGAGAACCAAAACAAGACTTTGATTGAGGAGCTGAAGGCACTTAAAGATCTATATTGTCATAAAGCAGAATAA